The following are encoded in a window of Ruminiclostridium herbifermentans genomic DNA:
- a CDS encoding ABC transporter permease → MFLIAIRKMFSNKWMLICTLLGSIITVALLSSIPTYTQAIIQRMLVKELENSQQLTGKFPGGYQLNYEGYYVTSNKNSFKTFKSYDNEIKNVIAKSSGVPILTQAVYENAGTFTIDKTESTKKAVSANLCSLSELEEHITILNGKLPSKTAEDGIYEAILSEQAIQKLDLTLGNTYVFKDTTFDAKIKEYKIKVVGIFTYKTLDDPYWCMDIKEFESTIFINQDLMNNSVFGSGVKRLNSASWYFAYDYHQIKVKNIDHILSAFRNSDTWAIKHNLSFKRTLDDILKINQQKISRLEVTLVVLEIPILVILAFYSFMISMLKVDFESNEIAIIKSRGGSSLFVFCTYLIESSIIGIISIIIGPIIGLYFCRILGSSNGFLEFVQRGALPLQLSVSTYIYSIAAVLFISCTMLIPAFMASRTSIVLYKQKNARHKNIPFWKKYFVDVALVALAVYGLYGYKRQQSTLFKSGMDAADMVIDPLLFFISVLFIVGFGLLFLRVFPYIVQFAFWLGRKLWNPVFYASFIQVGRTSGWEQFTMIFIIMALSIGIFSSNSARTINKNMEDKVYYEVGADTVIEGHWTDNQPPPIPGMIGPDLRKRDQMYYYEPPYELYEGLEAAESVTKVFINNQGYAYMGGQLLKQVSIMGIIPNEFGKTAWFRNDLLPYHWYQYLNLMTDTNYAVLVSKAFKEEFGAKEGDQIDLKWGEAGSSISATIFAFIDYWPTLNPNRKVENVQTPYFVVANLDYIQKMNLVEPYQVWLKKKPGVTFNNLYKEINDKKIEIDSINDASQKVIINKNDPMLQGTNGALTLSFIATIIITILGFLIYWILSIKKRILQFGIFRAIGLTYREVIGMIVCEQLLITGSSIFAGIGLGNITSVIFVPLFQMVYSSEQQVPPFKVISDANDYLRLYAIVAIMLVLCFLIIGRLIYKINISQALKLGED, encoded by the coding sequence ATGTTTTTAATAGCTATACGAAAGATGTTCAGTAACAAATGGATGCTTATTTGCACTCTTTTAGGGTCAATCATTACAGTTGCACTCTTAAGCAGTATTCCAACATATACACAAGCTATAATTCAAAGGATGTTAGTAAAGGAACTTGAAAATTCTCAGCAATTGACTGGTAAATTCCCAGGAGGATATCAGCTAAACTATGAAGGATATTATGTAACTTCAAATAAGAATTCCTTTAAAACCTTCAAGTCCTATGATAATGAAATTAAAAACGTTATTGCAAAGAGTTCTGGTGTTCCAATTCTGACACAAGCAGTATATGAAAATGCTGGTACATTTACTATAGATAAAACTGAATCAACTAAAAAAGCAGTTTCAGCAAATCTTTGTTCACTATCGGAACTTGAAGAGCATATAACAATTTTAAATGGTAAATTGCCTTCAAAAACTGCTGAGGATGGCATCTATGAAGCTATATTATCTGAGCAGGCCATACAAAAGCTTGACCTAACTCTCGGTAACACCTATGTATTTAAGGATACAACATTTGATGCTAAGATCAAAGAATATAAAATAAAAGTTGTTGGAATTTTTACATATAAGACTTTGGATGATCCATATTGGTGCATGGATATTAAGGAATTTGAGAGTACTATATTTATAAATCAGGATTTAATGAATAATTCAGTTTTTGGAAGTGGAGTGAAAAGGTTAAACTCTGCTTCATGGTATTTTGCATATGATTATCATCAAATCAAAGTGAAAAATATTGACCATATACTATCAGCCTTTAGAAATAGTGATACATGGGCAATAAAACATAACCTTAGCTTCAAGAGAACTCTCGATGACATATTAAAAATTAATCAACAAAAAATAAGTCGGCTTGAAGTTACTCTTGTAGTACTTGAAATACCGATCCTAGTTATACTTGCATTTTATTCTTTTATGATATCAATGTTAAAAGTAGATTTTGAAAGTAATGAAATTGCAATTATTAAGAGCCGAGGAGGAAGTAGTCTTTTTGTTTTTTGTACTTATCTAATAGAAAGTTCTATAATTGGTATTATATCTATAATTATAGGTCCTATTATTGGACTGTATTTTTGCAGAATATTAGGGTCATCTAACGGTTTTCTTGAATTTGTTCAACGTGGAGCATTGCCTTTACAACTAAGTGTGAGTACATATATTTATTCTATTGCGGCCGTGCTCTTTATATCTTGTACAATGCTGATACCAGCTTTTATGGCTTCACGAACAAGCATTGTATTATATAAGCAAAAGAATGCGCGTCATAAGAATATTCCTTTTTGGAAAAAGTACTTTGTGGATGTTGCTCTTGTAGCATTGGCGGTTTACGGACTATATGGCTATAAAAGACAACAGAGTACTCTTTTTAAGTCTGGTATGGACGCAGCAGATATGGTTATAGACCCACTGTTATTTTTTATTTCAGTGCTTTTTATAGTTGGTTTCGGTTTGTTGTTTCTAAGAGTTTTTCCTTATATAGTACAATTTGCTTTTTGGTTAGGTAGAAAGCTGTGGAATCCCGTTTTTTATGCGTCCTTTATTCAGGTTGGAAGAACTTCTGGTTGGGAGCAATTCACCATGATTTTTATAATTATGGCATTGTCAATAGGGATATTTAGTTCAAACTCAGCACGAACTATTAATAAAAATATGGAAGATAAAGTCTACTACGAAGTAGGAGCGGATACTGTCATTGAAGGTCATTGGACAGACAATCAGCCACCACCAATACCAGGTATGATTGGTCCGGATCTTCGAAAAAGGGATCAAATGTATTATTATGAACCTCCTTATGAATTATATGAAGGCTTAGAAGCTGCAGAATCAGTAACAAAAGTCTTTATTAATAACCAAGGTTATGCCTATATGGGAGGACAATTGTTAAAGCAAGTTTCAATTATGGGTATTATTCCTAATGAATTTGGTAAAACTGCTTGGTTCAGAAATGATCTTTTACCCTATCATTGGTATCAATATCTAAATCTTATGACTGATACAAATTATGCCGTATTAGTTTCTAAAGCTTTTAAGGAAGAGTTTGGTGCTAAAGAAGGAGATCAAATTGACCTTAAATGGGGTGAAGCTGGGAGTTCTATATCTGCAACTATATTTGCTTTTATAGATTATTGGCCTACACTAAATCCTAATAGGAAAGTGGAAAATGTACAGACTCCATATTTTGTTGTTGCAAATCTTGACTATATACAAAAAATGAATTTAGTGGAACCATATCAGGTATGGTTAAAAAAGAAACCCGGAGTAACATTCAATAATTTATATAAAGAAATAAATGATAAGAAAATTGAAATAGATTCAATTAATGATGCTTCGCAAAAAGTGATTATAAATAAAAACGACCCTATGCTTCAGGGCACAAATGGAGCGTTAACTCTTAGCTTTATTGCTACAATTATTATAACAATTTTAGGGTTCCTAATTTATTGGATATTATCAATAAAAAAGAGAATTCTTCAATTTGGTATTTTCAGAGCAATTGGTCTAACCTATAGAGAAGTAATTGGAATGATTGTTTGTGAACAACTCTTAATTACAGGCAGCTCAATATTTGCTGGTATTGGATTAGGAAACATAACAAGTGTGATTTTTGTTCCTCTATTTCAAATGGTATATAGCTCTGAACAGCAAGTTCCGCCATTTAAAGTTATTTCTGATGCCAATGACTATTTACGTTTGTATGCTATTGTAGCAATTATGCTTGTTTTATGCTTCCTAATAATAGGCAGGCTGATATACAAAATCAATATAAGTCAGGCATTGAAATTAGGAGAGGATTAA
- a CDS encoding ABC transporter ATP-binding protein, whose product MSVEAANNMVFCENLVKIYKTKDIEVVALQGLDLTIEKGEMMAIIGNSGSGKSTLLNMLGGLDRPSAGKLIIDGKDLLKFTEKQMVDYKLKTVGFVWQNNARNLIPYLTALENVEIPLILARKRNVRRRALEILEMVGLSHRKNNKLHQLSGGEQQRIAIAIGVVNHPKILLADEPTGSVDAKSSGMILDIFRELNKTLGITIIIVTHDRQFSKKVDRVVSIRDGRTSSEFIRAKSYAEELEESLNSQINETHVELAVLDRAGRLQIPKEYIELLGMTGKNKIRVETEGNRIILLNPDNV is encoded by the coding sequence ATGAGCGTTGAAGCTGCTAATAATATGGTTTTTTGTGAGAATCTCGTTAAGATATATAAAACTAAGGACATTGAGGTTGTAGCATTACAGGGTCTGGACTTGACTATAGAAAAAGGGGAAATGATGGCTATAATCGGCAATAGTGGAAGTGGTAAATCTACTTTGCTAAATATGCTAGGTGGACTTGATCGCCCATCCGCTGGCAAGCTTATTATTGATGGAAAGGATCTTTTGAAATTTACTGAAAAGCAAATGGTTGACTACAAGCTGAAAACTGTTGGCTTTGTATGGCAAAATAATGCCAGAAACCTTATTCCTTATTTAACTGCGTTAGAAAATGTTGAAATTCCTCTTATATTAGCAAGGAAACGAAATGTAAGAAGAAGGGCCTTGGAAATTTTAGAAATGGTAGGACTTTCTCACAGAAAAAATAATAAGCTGCATCAACTATCTGGAGGTGAACAGCAACGTATTGCCATAGCTATTGGTGTTGTAAACCATCCTAAGATACTTCTTGCGGATGAACCAACTGGTTCTGTAGATGCCAAGTCCTCTGGTATGATTCTGGACATTTTCAGAGAACTCAATAAAACTCTAGGTATTACAATAATTATTGTAACTCATGATAGACAGTTTTCAAAAAAGGTAGATAGAGTAGTCTCAATACGAGATGGGAGGACAAGCAGCGAATTTATACGTGCAAAATCCTACGCTGAAGAATTGGAGGAAAGTTTAAATTCTCAAATTAATGAGACTCACGTAGAACTTGCTGTTTTAGACAGGGCTGGAAGGCTGCAGATTCCAAAGGAATATATAGAATTGTTAGGGATGACTGGAAAAAATAAAATTAGAGTAGAAACTGAAGGCAATAGAATTATTCTTCTAAATCCTGATAATGTTTGA
- a CDS encoding ABC transporter ATP-binding protein: MSAIITAHNVSRQFLSGKDTIYALKGINMEVEKGKLTILKGRSGSGKTTLMNLFGALDKPTSGDIFFDDINITKLSERQCDKLRRQNIGFVFQSVALISMMSAYENIEFGLRVAGYDARKRKERSEECLKLVGLGKRMHHRPSEMSGGEQQRVAVARAMAHKPQIVFADEPTAELDTHMGLQIVKLFKDLVISEGITVIMTTHDAGMMEVADKIFTLEDGEIVDER, from the coding sequence ATGAGCGCTATTATTACAGCACATAATGTCAGCAGACAATTTTTATCTGGGAAGGATACAATATATGCCCTAAAGGGAATCAATATGGAAGTTGAAAAAGGCAAGCTAACTATATTAAAGGGCCGCTCTGGTTCTGGGAAAACAACTCTTATGAATTTATTTGGGGCACTAGATAAGCCAACTTCTGGAGATATATTTTTTGATGATATAAATATAACGAAACTATCTGAAAGGCAATGTGATAAGCTAAGGAGACAAAATATTGGATTTGTATTTCAATCAGTAGCCCTTATTTCCATGATGTCTGCATATGAAAATATTGAATTTGGCTTACGTGTTGCAGGCTATGATGCAAGAAAAAGAAAAGAGAGAAGTGAAGAATGTCTCAAATTAGTGGGCTTAGGGAAGCGTATGCATCATAGACCAAGTGAAATGTCAGGTGGGGAACAGCAAAGGGTAGCTGTTGCAAGGGCTATGGCTCATAAGCCACAAATTGTTTTCGCAGATGAACCAACAGCTGAACTTGATACACATATGGGGCTTCAAATTGTTAAGCTTTTTAAGGATTTGGTTATTTCGGAAGGGATAACTGTTATAATGACCACCCACGATGCTGGAATGATGGAAGTTGCAGACAAAATCTTTACACTTGAGGATGGTGAAATTGTAGATGAGCGTTGA